Below is a window of Pelagibaculum spongiae DNA.
CTAATACTGAATGGTTTTGCTCGACTGGTGGCGTTGCTGAAGCTTGCAATGGAAGTGACAGCCGGTAGTCATTACCGCTGCCAGAGAAAATATTGGTAGATAGTTGCCCCCCCATTCGCTTGGCAAGGCCACGCAATAAAGTCATTCCAAAGCCAGAGCCGCTAATAGGCTCCATGATTTGTTGTTTGACTAGCCGAGACTGGCTGGGGCCAGTATCGCCAATTGAAATAATCCATTGGTTTTGTTGTTGCTGAACGGTCAGTGCAATCTGCCCCATTCGGGTAATTGAAATAGAATGGTTAAGTAGTCGTTTTAGAATTTGTCTGATCCGTCGACGATCGCCACGCAGCATGGTTGGTAATTCAGGATCTATCCAATAGCTGAGTTGGGTGCATTGTACTTTGGCTTTATTGTGAAATTCACGAATTAATGAATCGATTAAAGTATCTGGGGAAAATATAATCGAATCTAATAATAATTGACCCGCCTCAAGGCGAGTGAAGTCCTTAAGGTCCTCTAATTGTTCAATTAAATAAGCGCTATTATTTTGCAGGTTTCGGCAATATTCTCTTTGCCTTGGTGCTAGTCCAGTTTCTTCTAATAGCAAGCTGGTGCTATTGATCGAATCGAGTGGGCCGCGAATTTGTTCGGTTGAGTAGGCTAGAAATTCACAGATGAATCTTTGCGCTCGAGTCAGTTCAATGTACTGCTTGGCTTGGTTTTGCCGTTCTTCAATTATTTGTCCATTGGCGGTTACATTCAGTTTTTTTGCCTGGCGTAGTTTGCTGAACAAACCATTTAATGATTGAAATAAATTGCTCACTTCACGGCTAATAAACAACGCTTTTGGTTGATGAAACTCAGGATTGGTAGTATCAATTTTATCAATGGTTTCTGATAAGCGAACCAGTGGTCGAATTAGCCGCATAACTAATAATTGCATTAGTAATAATGGCAAACCCAGGCTGGCCACGGCGCTAATAGTAATTATTGTCCACTTTTCTTGTTGACTTTGATAATTTGCAGGATTTAATTCAAGGTCAATAATCAACGGTTGCGCTGATAAAAAGGAATGGCTATCAGCAGTCTGTAGAGAAATTCGCTGCTTAGGTGTTATTTCTGCTTGGAATAGAAAGCGCTGGTCATGGGTCATTCCATGGCGTTTTATCCAAATAAGTTTGTTATCACTGGTGGTGACTCTTAGCATTAAAAGACTGGGTATCCCAGGCTGTCCATGCCTTCTATCCATGAGCTCTGAAAAGGTTGAGTCAACAGTTGTTGGGTTAACTTGCTTTAGATTAGATAGTCTATTTCTGGCTTCGATAAGCAGTTGGCTACCCGGTTCAATTTCTGATTGCAGAATTCCAGGCGCAATATGATTCTCCCAATACCAAAGGGCTACAGAAGCATAGAGGGTGGTAGTCAACAAGAATAGAATCAGCAACAGATGATTTATTCGCAACGGCATCTTACTGGAGCCTGTTATTATTTTGATGCAATACTAACATTTGATGAGGTTTCGGTGAATCAAAAACTATTAATAGAGTCACCCGATTAAATATTGTAATAAATCAGTGATTGCTAAACTAAATAGACCGCATGGTAAGTCACTATTGTTATTATTGTTTTTTACGATGTAAATCTTCAGATAGCTAGAAGTCCGGTGGGCTAATTTCTCTGCGAGCATTGAGCTGTTTGAAAACCTATCTGCAGTGCATATTTGTACCGGCTAATATCTTTTAGTAATCTGCACCAATCTGTTGCATGAATGTGATCGGCATATTCATGGGGCGGCCTCTGCGGGAAAATAGAGCATTATGAAACTAGACGACCTTAAACTGTTCGTAAACGTAGTTGAGCAGGGCAGTTTTGCGGCTGCAGCCAGAGCATTAGATATGCCAGCTGCGACTCTGACTCGACGTATCCAACAGCTCGAAAGAGATTTGGATGTGCAGCTGTTGGTTCGCAATGCTAGGGGTTTGAGTTTGACCAACGCGGGACAAAATATTTGGTCAAAAAGCCAGCAAAAAATCCGGGCATTGGAAGCGTTATCAAGCGAATTGCACGATGATTTGCATGAAATGGCTGGAAAAATCACTATCGCGGCGCCAGTAAGTTTTACCAATAATGTATTGGCTCCGATGTTTTTTGAATTTATGAAGCAGAATCCGCAAATTCAGTTGGAGCTATTGGCCGAAGAAGTGGGTAGTAGCAATTCATTAAGCTTCCATGAAGATTCGATTGATATTGCTTTTCGTTTTGGTGAACAGAAAGATTCACGGTTGGTTGCCCGTCGTTTGCAGGGTCTGAAAATTATTTTGCTAGCGCATGCTGATTATCTGAAAGCGCATGGTTATCCTAAAGAGCCCGCAGACCTTAAAGACCATTCAATGTTAGCGATTCGCAAATATGATCAGTTGCAACTAGTTAATCAACAAAGTGAATTGATTGATATTGCGTTAAAACCCCGAATGTTTTCTTCGGATGGTGCGATGCCACTTAATGCAGCAATGGCTGGCTTGGGTATTGTTGGAATGCCGGAAAGTGTTGCGCTGCAAGAAATTGCCCAAGGGAATTTGTGTCGAGTGCTTCCCGAATGGGAAAGCCCTGAATATGATATGTTTTTAGTTTATGCCAGTCGTGAATATCTGCCAAAACGGGTCAGAGCGATGATTGATTTTATTTTTGAATGTTGGGCGCAACGGGCAATTTAGTTAACTAGAAATTAAATAATTATTTCTGTTTAGATTGCTAACTAAAAAGGACGCAAAAGCGTCCTTTTTAGTACGCGGAGATAATGTGCTATTGAGGTGAAGCCATCGCAATGTTGGCGGTTGGTTTGTCACCCGATAAAGCAGAACGGTCTTTACGTGCTAAGTAGCTGTAGAACACAGGCACCACATACAAGGTAAATACCGTACCAACGCTCATGCCCGATGCAATCACCAAGCCAATGGCAAAGCGACTGGCAGCACCAGCACCATCTGCAAACAATAGTGGTACTACGCCCAATACCATTGCGGCGGTGGTCATTAAAATGGGTCGCAAGCGAATGGCAGCGGCTTCTTCAACGGCTTCACGGCGGCTTAATTGAGGATTTTCTTCACGCAATTTATTGGCGAATTCAACAATCAAAATACCATGTTTAGTTATCAAGCCGATTAGAGTCACCAAGCCTATTTGGGTGTAGATGTTCAAGCTGGTTAAGCCCATCGCAATCGGTACCAGTGCACCGAACATCGATAAAGGCACCGAGAACATCACCACTAATGGATCGCGGAAGCTTTCAAACTGCGCCGCTAATACTAAGAAGATTACAATCATGGCAAAAATCAAAGTGGTGGTCAGATTGTCTGACTCCAACTTGAATTGGCGTGATTCACCTTCGTAGTCATAGCTAAAACCAGTCGGAGCAATTTCTTTAAGCTTGGCTTCCATAAAGGTAACCGCTTCGCCCATGCTTTTACCCGGCATAATCATGCCTTGCACCTTGGCTGAATTCAGCTGTTGGAACTGGTTTAATGCGTTAGGCCGAACTTCTTTAGTTACTTTGACTAATGTTGATAATGCCACCATTTCACCGCTAGCGGTTCGAACCTGATAGCGGGTCAACCATTCTTCATTGAGGCGGAAATCACGTGGTGCTTGTGGAATCACCTTGTAGCTACGACCGTCTAATGAGAAGCGGTTTACCTCTCCATTACCGAGCATGGTTGCCAGAGTAGAACCAATGCTTTGCATCGAAATGCCCAGCTGGCCTGCACGGTCACGGTCAATTGAAAGTTGATATTCAGGACGGTCAAATTTCAGATCTGAATTGGCAAACATAAACAGACCTGACTTCATTGCTTCCTGTACCAACTGGTTGGCAACACGGTCTAA
It encodes the following:
- a CDS encoding response regulator — translated: MPLRINHLLLILFLLTTTLYASVALWYWENHIAPGILQSEIEPGSQLLIEARNRLSNLKQVNPTTVDSTFSELMDRRHGQPGIPSLLMLRVTTSDNKLIWIKRHGMTHDQRFLFQAEITPKQRISLQTADSHSFLSAQPLIIDLELNPANYQSQQEKWTIITISAVASLGLPLLLMQLLVMRLIRPLVRLSETIDKIDTTNPEFHQPKALFISREVSNLFQSLNGLFSKLRQAKKLNVTANGQIIEERQNQAKQYIELTRAQRFICEFLAYSTEQIRGPLDSINSTSLLLEETGLAPRQREYCRNLQNNSAYLIEQLEDLKDFTRLEAGQLLLDSIIFSPDTLIDSLIREFHNKAKVQCTQLSYWIDPELPTMLRGDRRRIRQILKRLLNHSISITRMGQIALTVQQQQNQWIISIGDTGPSQSRLVKQQIMEPISGSGFGMTLLRGLAKRMGGQLSTNIFSGSGNDYRLSLPLQASATPPVEQNHSVLVASRNPMQQFCISNWLIRQGMKPLLVDPDTPEQWPVGDALITCESLGNRRLKAFRAAIASPWLLITEKNRPDIHGISFSDWPICQKTIQQLRPNQPLIKGKSTRSKMGKFQLLLVDEHPISRRTLRHLLERTGFRVTEAESCREAMEVLSSRNFDLTLVDSLSDGYELTASIREMETGGEHMPILMMANNPQQTDYHMMHSNGINGLLLKPVNVSRLKASLEEAGLIDLISYLPDESVFS
- a CDS encoding LysR family transcriptional regulator, whose product is MKLDDLKLFVNVVEQGSFAAAARALDMPAATLTRRIQQLERDLDVQLLVRNARGLSLTNAGQNIWSKSQQKIRALEALSSELHDDLHEMAGKITIAAPVSFTNNVLAPMFFEFMKQNPQIQLELLAEEVGSSNSLSFHEDSIDIAFRFGEQKDSRLVARRLQGLKIILLAHADYLKAHGYPKEPADLKDHSMLAIRKYDQLQLVNQQSELIDIALKPRMFSSDGAMPLNAAMAGLGIVGMPESVALQEIAQGNLCRVLPEWESPEYDMFLVYASREYLPKRVRAMIDFIFECWAQRAI